A genomic segment from candidate division KSB1 bacterium encodes:
- a CDS encoding class I SAM-dependent methyltransferase — protein sequence MRTSERVCLALNRLFPARTLRERDSPKSAYDVDAGEAEEVLSYYAPYLQLGGKVVLDGGCGFGGKTAYCAQHGASYVLGLDNDMQHVRYARRFSDAPAQQNLVFMVGSLAALPFADRSFDVVLLNAVVEHIRRQELRRALYECKRVLKGGGMLCAFFPPWTSPSAAHVYDYIHIPWCQLFFSSTTLVNVLKRLNPAPRFGRLSYIDHFLELNRITISEFRQLVRELRMRPIALRQRMIKGMQFVRHVPILNRYLTAHVVAILQKDN from the coding sequence ATGAGAACCAGTGAACGGGTTTGCTTGGCTCTGAACCGCCTCTTTCCGGCGAGGACGTTGCGCGAAAGGGATTCACCGAAGTCGGCCTACGACGTTGATGCGGGCGAAGCGGAAGAGGTTCTCTCCTATTACGCGCCTTATCTGCAGCTGGGCGGGAAGGTGGTTCTTGATGGTGGCTGCGGCTTCGGTGGCAAGACTGCATATTGCGCGCAGCACGGTGCGTCCTATGTGCTCGGACTCGACAATGACATGCAGCACGTCAGATACGCCCGGAGGTTTTCCGACGCCCCAGCGCAACAAAACCTTGTCTTTATGGTGGGAAGTCTCGCCGCGCTTCCTTTTGCGGATCGCTCCTTTGACGTAGTCCTGCTAAACGCGGTGGTGGAACACATCCGCAGGCAGGAACTCCGGCGTGCCTTGTATGAATGCAAACGTGTCCTAAAGGGCGGAGGAATGCTCTGTGCCTTTTTCCCGCCCTGGACGAGCCCGAGCGCCGCTCATGTTTACGACTACATCCACATCCCTTGGTGCCAGCTGTTCTTCTCCTCCACTACTCTCGTCAACGTGTTGAAAAGGCTCAATCCAGCACCACGCTTCGGCAGGCTTTCGTACATTGACCACTTTCTGGAACTCAACCGAATAACTATCTCTGAATTCAGGCAATTGGTGCGTGAGCTCCGCATGCGACCGATCGCACTTCGTCAGCGAATGATAAAGGGAATGCAGTTTGTCAGGCACGTGCCTATTCTTAATCGGTACCTCACTGCTCATGTTGTGGCGATCCTGCAGAAGGATAACTAG
- a CDS encoding MFS transporter yields the protein MPKEGEVSVGISAVERGPYEKRYSVLAAVMLGGIMGPIDGSIVNVVLPTVSTSFGVPVAVIQWVPMIYLLTISSLLLLFGRLGDIVGYRRVYLAGLAGFVVASALCGLAPAAGWLIAFRAIQGLAAAMMMAVPFALITAVFPPQERGKALGINAISISAGLAIGPSLGGLITSTLGWRFVFLVNIPIGVAGLLLAARVLPSTKNDAARIDWQGAVTCFLALFGFLLFVNRAQSGHVPSLLWGVLAAAGIAASLFLLTEKRTVSPLVDLTLFHNRVFSLGLGAALLSFMSQYVLVFLTPFYLQRVLLLPANKVGLVMTASPLAVMIVAPLSGSLSDRIGTRTLAFLGAAISALALALMAGLPGGAEPHDVAWRLALFGCGTGLFQSPNNSAVMGHAPRNRLGTASGVLATMRNVGMVFGIAIAGVVLYATTPAPVLGKGQLSAEEATIFLAALGRAFWVGCLLSVAASLASLARSEHGRQLNP from the coding sequence ATGCCAAAGGAAGGTGAGGTGAGCGTAGGGATATCAGCAGTGGAGCGCGGGCCATACGAGAAACGGTATTCAGTGCTGGCAGCAGTAATGCTGGGGGGTATCATGGGGCCCATCGATGGGAGCATCGTCAATGTTGTCCTGCCCACAGTTAGCACCTCCTTTGGCGTGCCTGTCGCCGTTATCCAATGGGTGCCGATGATCTATTTGCTGACCATCAGCAGTTTGCTGCTCTTGTTTGGGCGGCTCGGCGACATTGTGGGGTATCGCCGCGTGTACCTTGCGGGACTTGCGGGGTTCGTAGTCGCCTCCGCCTTGTGTGGATTGGCGCCTGCTGCCGGATGGCTGATTGCCTTTCGTGCCATTCAAGGACTGGCGGCCGCCATGATGATGGCTGTCCCTTTCGCACTCATCACTGCCGTGTTCCCGCCGCAAGAACGCGGCAAGGCGCTGGGCATCAACGCCATCAGCATCTCCGCAGGACTGGCTATCGGCCCTTCGCTAGGAGGCCTTATTACGTCCACCTTGGGGTGGCGCTTTGTGTTTCTGGTGAACATCCCCATTGGGGTTGCGGGGCTCTTGCTTGCCGCGCGCGTCCTCCCCTCGACAAAGAATGACGCCGCCCGTATTGACTGGCAAGGTGCTGTGACCTGTTTCTTGGCACTGTTCGGGTTTCTCCTCTTTGTCAATCGCGCCCAAAGTGGCCACGTGCCCAGTCTCCTGTGGGGCGTGTTGGCAGCTGCGGGCATCGCGGCGTCTCTCTTTCTCCTCACGGAAAAGAGAACCGTCTCTCCGCTTGTGGACCTCACCTTGTTCCACAACCGCGTGTTCAGCCTCGGACTGGGGGCCGCCTTGCTGAGCTTCATGTCGCAATACGTGCTCGTTTTCCTCACACCGTTCTACTTGCAGCGGGTGCTTCTGCTCCCTGCCAACAAGGTGGGGCTGGTCATGACCGCCTCTCCTTTGGCCGTGATGATTGTGGCGCCGCTGAGCGGTTCTCTCTCCGACCGCATTGGCACAAGGACGTTGGCGTTCCTTGGAGCTGCCATTTCCGCGCTGGCGCTTGCCCTGATGGCAGGCCTCCCCGGTGGTGCCGAGCCACATGACGTAGCCTGGAGGCTCGCCCTGTTTGGGTGCGGCACCGGCCTATTCCAATCGCCAAACAATAGCGCGGTTATGGGCCACGCGCCTAGAAACCGATTGGGCACTGCGTCTGGCGTCCTTGCCACGATGCGCAATGTGGGCATGGTGTTCGGCATCGCGATCGCAGGCGTTGTGCTATACGCAACCACGCCGGCACCTGTTCTGGGAAAGGGTCAGCTTTCAGCAGAAGAAGCAACCATTTTCCTCGCAGCCCTCGGCCGAGCCTTCTG